The Mesorhizobium sp. M1D.F.Ca.ET.043.01.1.1 genome contains a region encoding:
- a CDS encoding D-arabinono-1,4-lactone oxidase, with protein MTNFWSNWSGLVKAAPKLIATPADADDLADLVRSAPGPLRVAGAGHSFTPLVQSDGTIVSLEKIEGLVSHDAATNRAKVRAGTRLGALMHILEGIGQGLPNMGDIDRQAIGGALGTATHGSGPALGAYHTQLETVQFVDGQGKLREYDRARDQDMIRATGVALGAFGVLTEVTMNNIATYRLRRRKWALPIGDMLRDFETMMAAHRSAEFYYIPFSGYAQFIASDLSDAQPTPRPTEDDEAGLATLRKLRTALRRLPSLRRALIKGAVKKVPAEDYVQDWLNVYVSDRQTRFNEMEYHLPYEEGPKALTEIIALTEKHFPEVYFPMEVRSVAPDEFWLSPFHKRLTCSIAIHHDAASDPLPFMRAAEPIFRKYGGRPHWGKMHSLKAADFKKLYPRWDDAMAVRRDIDPENRFVSPYMAGLFGIEPGPFGIRQ; from the coding sequence ATGACGAACTTCTGGAGCAACTGGTCGGGCTTGGTGAAGGCCGCGCCGAAGCTCATCGCGACGCCCGCAGACGCCGACGATCTGGCCGATCTGGTGCGCTCGGCGCCCGGTCCGCTGCGCGTCGCCGGCGCCGGCCATTCCTTCACGCCGCTGGTGCAGTCGGACGGCACCATCGTCTCGCTGGAGAAGATCGAAGGGCTGGTCTCGCACGACGCCGCAACCAATCGGGCAAAGGTGAGGGCAGGTACGCGGCTCGGCGCCCTGATGCACATCCTGGAAGGCATCGGCCAGGGCCTGCCCAACATGGGTGACATCGACCGCCAGGCGATCGGCGGGGCGCTGGGCACCGCCACGCATGGCTCCGGCCCGGCGCTCGGTGCCTATCACACGCAGCTCGAGACGGTTCAGTTCGTCGACGGGCAAGGAAAACTGCGCGAATACGACAGGGCGCGCGACCAGGACATGATCCGCGCCACCGGCGTTGCGCTCGGCGCATTCGGCGTGCTCACCGAAGTGACGATGAACAACATCGCGACCTATCGGCTGCGCCGTCGCAAATGGGCGCTGCCGATCGGCGACATGCTGCGCGACTTCGAGACGATGATGGCCGCGCACCGTTCGGCCGAGTTCTACTACATTCCGTTTTCCGGCTATGCGCAGTTCATCGCCAGCGACCTGAGCGATGCGCAGCCGACGCCGCGACCGACCGAGGACGACGAGGCGGGCCTGGCGACCTTGCGCAAGCTGCGCACAGCGCTGCGCCGGCTGCCGTCGTTGCGCCGCGCGCTGATCAAGGGCGCGGTCAAGAAAGTGCCGGCGGAGGACTATGTGCAGGACTGGCTCAACGTCTATGTCAGCGATCGGCAGACCAGGTTCAACGAGATGGAATACCACCTGCCTTACGAGGAAGGTCCGAAGGCGCTGACCGAGATCATCGCGCTGACCGAAAAGCACTTTCCGGAAGTCTATTTCCCGATGGAGGTGCGCTCCGTGGCGCCGGACGAGTTCTGGCTCTCGCCCTTCCACAAGAGGCTGACCTGCTCGATCGCCATCCACCACGATGCGGCGAGCGATCCGCTGCCTTTCATGCGCGCGGCCGAGCCGATCTTCCGCAAGTATGGCGGCCGGCCGCATTGGGGGAAGATGCACAGCCTGAAGGCGGCGGATTTCAAGAAGCTTTATCCGCGCTGGGACGATGCGATGGCCGTGCGCCGCGACATCGATCCCGAGAACCGCTTCGTGTCGCCCTACATGGCCGGCCTGTTCGGCATCGAGCCCGGTCCTTTTGGCATCCGCCAATGA